A genomic region of Hydrogenovibrio crunogenus contains the following coding sequences:
- a CDS encoding DUF748 domain-containing protein, whose translation MKAILLRWKSLKTRYKSFIITALVLAVFLFFLPLMLKKTIEYALVQQGAESAQVEKVIINPFSGRLELFNLSVSTNQQQQLNLGHLKVNLGWLDLLQRHINLQTLELFDTTLFLTYQPNEYIRVGGISFPLNTKQSVTTPEEAAKKPFFWGLGFQNLVLKNATLNLKTPELNKVIQFEDVSVSRTANWKPELYSQLGFRIQDDKGLLTGNLDTKIFSDTQVIKGQIQISDFDLHSYQGYLPKTWEMFSGLASGELEVKVKNHYGAVDIQQSGQIGVRNLTLQQQDFQIQSNAVDWNGQLTFSIDKNDGYTLQANGEWQLNQFALTQPQQLIHLEDLKWLGQVNIEQQSKKLQVESRNQLMVSESGFKQDHLDTKIKTLFWKGPLTYQETTATPSQKKSKIMLQGTQLALEKTSVALDDLRVSNDLLQWQGGVNIEPNAEKPMDMSGQLGSSKLIVRNATLNKRVLQLAQMKSNVQFQSPKTIQFKQLSLDDIAVGQKVDSAAPFLQVAGIQLSDLMMDGNSKTELGKVTVHNVDAHLTLNAQHELEEVQALIKSLGETSESPSSKMKSESTQNPVEPVSSETKNAAIKLEQFSVTGQKNHIVFETHGLDSKMKQNIHLKRVELGSLNSEKPLLKTPVKLEATVGKYTKIGLEGSLHPFTQKTNMDVRFNVDELDLYAFSPLIKDALGYRIQSGALTLESDIQIQEDMLKSKNHLALKGFELENSTEESTSTDASNSQDIQADGSLTGGTASLALNLLRDNEGKIELDIPIEGDLSDPSFRLDQVIQKAVLNALQSGSKTMLAMTLQPYGAIYLAAEYAFKQANTVTLQPISYEVGQNKIKPGMAQYLQKIVTLLEDKKKITLKVCGFYNQQDRNYWIQKGLKDQALQDTLYSLAQTRQNQVKDWLVEQGGIHSSRLTTCHPSFEDLPETGVLLSM comes from the coding sequence ATGAAAGCCATTCTGTTACGCTGGAAATCCCTTAAAACACGTTATAAATCTTTTATTATTACGGCTCTTGTTCTGGCTGTTTTCTTATTCTTTTTACCCTTAATGCTTAAAAAAACCATTGAATATGCACTGGTTCAGCAAGGAGCGGAATCGGCTCAGGTCGAAAAAGTGATTATTAACCCTTTCAGTGGTCGCTTGGAACTGTTTAACCTTTCCGTGTCAACGAACCAGCAACAGCAGCTCAATCTGGGGCATTTAAAAGTTAATTTGGGGTGGTTGGACTTGCTGCAAAGGCATATTAATCTGCAAACCTTAGAGTTGTTCGACACAACATTGTTTCTGACATATCAGCCGAATGAGTACATTCGAGTGGGAGGCATAAGCTTTCCTTTAAACACCAAACAATCCGTGACGACGCCTGAAGAAGCGGCAAAAAAGCCTTTCTTTTGGGGGTTGGGGTTTCAAAACCTGGTTTTAAAAAATGCGACTTTAAACCTTAAGACACCCGAATTGAATAAGGTTATTCAGTTTGAAGACGTCTCCGTGTCCAGAACAGCTAATTGGAAACCAGAACTGTATTCACAGCTGGGTTTTCGTATTCAGGATGATAAAGGACTGTTAACGGGGAATTTAGATACCAAGATATTCTCCGATACTCAGGTCATTAAAGGTCAAATCCAAATTTCAGATTTTGATTTGCACTCTTACCAAGGGTATTTGCCAAAAACATGGGAAATGTTTTCGGGATTAGCTTCCGGTGAACTGGAGGTTAAGGTAAAAAACCACTATGGTGCAGTTGATATTCAGCAAAGTGGTCAAATTGGTGTACGTAATCTAACCTTGCAACAGCAAGATTTTCAAATCCAATCCAATGCGGTTGACTGGAACGGTCAGCTGACTTTTAGCATTGATAAAAATGACGGTTACACACTGCAGGCGAATGGCGAATGGCAATTGAATCAGTTTGCTCTGACGCAACCACAGCAACTCATTCACCTGGAGGATTTGAAGTGGTTAGGGCAAGTCAATATAGAACAGCAGTCAAAGAAGCTACAAGTTGAAAGTCGTAATCAATTAATGGTATCCGAGTCTGGATTTAAGCAAGATCATTTGGATACCAAGATTAAGACGTTGTTCTGGAAAGGGCCTCTCACCTATCAAGAAACAACAGCGACCCCATCGCAGAAAAAATCCAAGATTATGTTGCAAGGAACGCAATTGGCGTTAGAAAAAACATCCGTGGCTTTGGACGATCTGCGAGTCAGTAACGATTTGCTTCAATGGCAAGGCGGTGTAAATATAGAGCCAAATGCAGAAAAGCCTATGGACATGTCGGGGCAGTTAGGGAGCTCGAAACTGATTGTTCGCAATGCAACATTGAACAAAAGGGTTCTACAATTAGCGCAAATGAAATCAAATGTGCAGTTTCAGTCTCCAAAAACCATTCAATTCAAACAGTTGTCATTGGATGATATTGCGGTCGGTCAGAAAGTTGATTCCGCTGCGCCATTTCTACAGGTGGCGGGAATACAACTGTCAGATTTGATGATGGATGGTAATAGTAAAACCGAATTAGGAAAAGTGACCGTTCACAATGTCGATGCCCATTTAACATTAAATGCGCAGCATGAATTGGAAGAAGTGCAGGCGCTGATTAAATCTTTGGGTGAAACCAGTGAATCCCCATCCAGCAAAATGAAATCTGAATCGACACAGAACCCGGTTGAACCTGTATCCAGTGAAACAAAAAATGCAGCCATAAAATTAGAGCAATTTTCCGTCACCGGACAGAAGAATCACATCGTTTTTGAAACGCACGGGCTGGATTCAAAAATGAAACAGAATATTCATTTAAAGCGGGTTGAATTGGGCTCTTTAAATTCTGAAAAACCGTTATTAAAGACACCTGTCAAACTGGAAGCGACGGTTGGGAAATATACTAAAATTGGCCTAGAAGGGAGTCTTCATCCTTTTACTCAAAAAACGAATATGGATGTAAGGTTTAACGTGGATGAATTGGATTTGTATGCCTTTTCGCCTTTGATTAAAGATGCTTTGGGTTATCGAATTCAAAGTGGAGCGCTGACTCTGGAATCGGATATTCAAATCCAAGAGGACATGCTCAAATCTAAAAACCATCTGGCCTTGAAAGGGTTTGAGCTAGAGAACAGTACAGAAGAAAGTACTTCTACCGACGCATCCAACAGCCAAGATATTCAAGCAGACGGATCATTAACAGGTGGGACAGCGAGTCTGGCATTGAACCTATTGCGCGATAATGAAGGAAAAATAGAACTGGATATTCCTATTGAAGGCGACTTGTCTGATCCAAGTTTTCGCTTAGATCAAGTGATACAAAAAGCCGTACTTAACGCTTTGCAAAGTGGTTCAAAAACGATGTTAGCCATGACGCTTCAACCCTATGGTGCGATTTATCTGGCGGCAGAGTATGCTTTTAAGCAAGCTAATACCGTGACGTTACAACCGATTTCTTATGAAGTTGGGCAGAATAAAATTAAACCGGGCATGGCACAATATTTACAAAAAATTGTGACGTTATTGGAAGATAAAAAAAAGATTACTTTAAAAGTGTGTGGTTTCTACAACCAGCAAGATCGAAACTATTGGATTCAGAAGGGACTGAAAGATCAAGCATTGCAAGACACGCTTTATTCTTTAGCTCAAACGCGTCAAAACCAGGTTAAAGACTGGTTGGTTGAGCAAGGAGGCATTCATTCCAGTCGATTGACGACGTGTCACCCTTCCTTTGAAGATTTACCCGAGACCGGTGTTTTGTTGTCAATGTAG
- a CDS encoding carbonic anhydrase yields the protein MKKRFSFIVILLVALPLYSANNVAAPLIDLGAEAKKQAQKSTTTQPAEPEKEAATKVAEKQKESQKKSKPKPKKPPHWGYFGEEGPKYWGELAPEFATCKTGKNQSPINLKPKEAIGTTSLPGFDVYYRETALKLVNNGHTLQVNIPLGSYIKINGHRYELLQYHFHTPSEHQRDGFNYPMEMHLVHKDGDGNLAVIAILFQEGEENETLAKLMSFLPQTLKKQEIHESVKIHPAKFFPADKKFYKYSGSLTTPPCSEGVYWMVFKQPIQASVMQLEKMHEYLGSNARPVQPKNARTLLKSWPDRNRANTVYEFY from the coding sequence ATGAAGAAACGGTTTAGCTTTATTGTTATTTTGCTGGTCGCTTTGCCTCTTTATTCAGCCAACAATGTGGCTGCACCATTGATTGATTTAGGTGCTGAAGCAAAAAAACAAGCGCAGAAATCGACCACGACTCAGCCTGCCGAGCCTGAAAAAGAAGCGGCTACTAAAGTCGCTGAAAAGCAGAAAGAAAGCCAAAAGAAATCCAAACCAAAACCGAAAAAACCACCACATTGGGGATACTTTGGTGAAGAAGGGCCGAAATATTGGGGTGAGCTTGCGCCTGAATTTGCCACTTGTAAAACTGGCAAGAACCAGTCACCGATTAATTTAAAGCCTAAAGAAGCGATTGGAACCACCAGTTTGCCAGGGTTTGATGTGTATTATCGTGAAACGGCGTTAAAACTGGTGAATAATGGACATACGCTGCAAGTCAATATTCCATTAGGCAGTTATATTAAAATCAATGGTCATCGATATGAATTGTTGCAATATCATTTCCATACGCCTTCAGAGCACCAGAGAGATGGCTTTAATTATCCGATGGAAATGCACCTCGTGCATAAAGATGGCGATGGAAATCTTGCCGTGATTGCGATTTTATTCCAAGAAGGGGAAGAAAACGAAACCTTAGCGAAATTGATGTCGTTCTTACCTCAAACATTAAAGAAGCAAGAAATTCATGAATCGGTCAAGATTCATCCGGCAAAATTTTTTCCAGCAGATAAAAAGTTTTATAAATACAGTGGCTCTTTAACCACGCCGCCTTGCTCAGAAGGGGTTTACTGGATGGTTTTCAAACAGCCGATTCAAGCTTCTGTGATGCAACTTGAAAAAATGCATGAGTATTTAGGTTCCAATGCACGTCCTGTGCAGCCTAAGAATGCCAGAACCCTTTTGAAGTCTTGGCCGGATCGTAATCGAGCCAACACGGTTTACGAATTTTACTAA
- the prmB gene encoding 50S ribosomal protein L3 N(5)-glutamine methyltransferase produces the protein MTNFNYQYEHLETVSDFVRWGGTLFQKAGLSFGHGTDNAFDDARVLVFYALRLPWDIPETYLLSRLTITEKREVTDLFRQRIESRKPTPYLTGEAWFAGLKFKVSEATLVPRSPIAELIAQEYRPWVEPESVHRILDLCTGSGCIGLASLQACPNATVDLVDISPEALEVAQQNIEMYHLEEVASAIESDLFSALNGRKYDLIVSNPPYVDAIEMDALPEEFHQEPRLGLEAGQDGLDLVRRILAEASAHLTEEGTLIVEVGVSQFYLEQAYPELPFYWFEFEHGGEGVFAIQKSELDAFQALLNQRVNP, from the coding sequence ATGACTAATTTTAATTATCAATATGAACACTTGGAAACGGTGAGTGACTTTGTCAGATGGGGAGGCACATTGTTTCAAAAAGCGGGACTCTCTTTTGGTCATGGGACAGACAATGCGTTTGACGATGCCCGAGTGTTGGTGTTTTATGCTTTGAGGTTGCCATGGGATATCCCTGAAACGTATCTATTGTCCCGTTTAACGATTACCGAAAAACGGGAAGTCACCGATCTTTTTCGTCAACGGATTGAAAGTCGAAAACCTACGCCTTACTTAACGGGGGAGGCCTGGTTTGCCGGTCTTAAATTTAAAGTCTCCGAAGCGACATTGGTACCGCGTTCTCCGATTGCTGAGTTAATCGCCCAAGAATATCGACCATGGGTTGAGCCTGAATCAGTTCATCGTATTTTGGATTTATGCACTGGAAGTGGTTGTATTGGTTTGGCCAGTTTACAAGCTTGCCCAAATGCAACAGTTGATTTAGTGGACATCTCTCCAGAAGCATTGGAAGTGGCGCAACAGAATATTGAAATGTACCATTTGGAAGAAGTGGCCAGTGCGATTGAATCTGATTTATTTTCAGCCTTGAATGGTCGAAAGTATGATTTGATTGTTTCAAATCCTCCTTATGTCGATGCGATTGAAATGGATGCTTTACCTGAAGAATTTCACCAAGAACCGCGTTTGGGATTGGAAGCTGGACAAGATGGTTTGGACTTGGTTCGTCGTATTCTTGCCGAAGCCTCAGCGCATTTGACCGAAGAAGGGACATTGATTGTGGAAGTGGGCGTCTCTCAATTTTATTTGGAGCAAGCGTATCCGGAATTGCCTTTTTATTGGTTTGAGTTCGAGCATGGTGGGGAAGGGGTTTTTGCGATTCAAAAATCTGAATTAGATGCTTTTCAAGCGCTTTTAAATCAACGTGTAAATCCTTAG
- the mog gene encoding molybdopterin adenylyltransferase, which translates to MKEIKIGFVTVSDRASRGEYEDLGGPAMQEWIGKALTSEWTPVARVIEDEQGLIEKTLKELADEENCDLILTTGGTGPAKRDVTPEATAAVCDKILDGFAEQMRAVSLQYVPTAILSRQIAGTRGASLIINLPGKPSAISECLEAVFPAVPYCIDLIEGAYLETDDDFVKAFRPKHAKKPN; encoded by the coding sequence ATGAAAGAAATCAAAATAGGATTTGTCACCGTTTCCGACCGAGCAAGCCGTGGAGAATATGAAGACCTGGGTGGTCCGGCTATGCAAGAATGGATTGGAAAAGCACTGACTTCTGAATGGACGCCGGTTGCAAGAGTGATAGAGGATGAGCAGGGTTTAATTGAAAAAACGCTGAAAGAGCTAGCGGATGAAGAAAATTGTGATTTGATTTTAACGACCGGTGGTACAGGCCCTGCCAAACGAGACGTAACGCCTGAAGCGACTGCTGCGGTGTGCGATAAAATCTTGGACGGGTTTGCGGAACAAATGCGAGCGGTTTCCCTCCAGTATGTACCGACCGCGATTTTATCTCGACAAATCGCAGGGACTCGTGGCGCCAGCCTAATTATCAATTTACCAGGAAAACCTTCTGCCATCAGTGAGTGTTTAGAGGCTGTCTTTCCGGCCGTGCCTTATTGCATTGATTTGATTGAAGGGGCGTATTTGGAAACGGATGATGATTTTGTTAAAGCGTTCCGCCCAAAACACGCGAAAAAACCAAACTAA